In the genome of Oncorhynchus mykiss isolate Arlee chromosome 18, USDA_OmykA_1.1, whole genome shotgun sequence, one region contains:
- the LOC110496026 gene encoding adhesion G protein-coupled receptor B1-like yields the protein MTWSPPQSGPFVALLALLFLGLTSSVPSGPASDTCASLEQSRFFGLFSSTANLPSTPCSWTLQNPDPRRYTVYMKITKPTDSCLPRQVKTFQFDSFIETSRTYLGMESFDEVVRLCDASTSVTYLESSKQFLQLRKVAPRHGLEIVEGESSGEFKAEFLVVGKRNPSMPACQKLCQWLENCLSTSTHLNPCGIMNTPCQCWETPVRKPGGCYRGGVYLEKCIPTPRDTGREIVRDAEIIKGWSGWGRWSECSMECGGGVQVRSRACQPEDSVCEGVVEEGRACNPQPCIGQVHSRSQALASIVGLKRDNTDVPITGVVAPQTVDAAAVADEWSPWSVCSVSCGEGWQARSRFCVTSSYSTQCTGPLRENRPCNNTMVCPVDGAWDEWSPWSLCSSTCGRGYRDRTRICKQPQNGGEPCKGPIKQTKFCNIAVCPVDGAWNEWSGWTTCSTSCSNGTKQRTRECNGPSYGGSECRGDWRETNNCFLKDCPVDGRWLSWSSWGSCSKTCGGGSQQRQRMCEGPYFSGETCPGERGELRRCNEKRCPEPHEICQEETDGDVVWKRTPAGDMAAVTCPTDSTGMILRRCTLGAVGLAYWENPTHIKCISKNYQDISLLAQHGVDKAQKGLMADGISEVISRLRATSDEGTKYSGDLLSIMDVLRNTTEIYKGVGYSLSNADVENYAQTISNLLKEEHHDKWEEAQLMGTNIKEFLQLVEDFVDMIGMQMKDFQDIYEVTENLVLSIHKRPTTMTTDFTFPVRGWRGMMDWVRTSEEKITVSRDALSIDQSEGTTAFVTGIILYRNLSSILSFQSNSTVLDSKVVTVMVKPTPGLLSPPVEIEFPHQHNDTINETCISWDESETSSLLGSWSARSCRAVAVDSFRTKCVCDRLSTFAILARLNPDMNMDKNLLPSVTLIVGCGVSSLTLLLLIIIYVSVWKYIRSERSVILINFCLSIICSNALILVGQTQARNKVVCGVVAALLHFFFLSSFCWVLTEAWQSYMAVTGRLRNRIIRKRFLCLGWGLPALVVAVSVGFTKAKGYGTVNYCWLSLEGGLLYSFVGPAAAVVLVNMVIGILVFNKLVSKDGITDVKLKERAGASLWSSCVILPLLALTWMSAVLAMTDRRSALFQILFAVFDSLEGFIIVMVHCILRREVQEAVKCRVVDRKDDGNGDSGSSIQNSHHTQLMSDFEKDAESNRPGGMNSSCEEKMPLPPQLPLPMSSNFHTLPSHTTKAHMQAVPEYSSHTLTLKREKSWLHGGMDPSSCGKPIYVCDGELFQQLDADLVCGQAEGSCPDGSGYLLLPNTTSTLRKAKEDPSKYNISVEQLPQTRLVHLSGPFAEPQAAFGLKTLPSDRVSVSYSERDSPIQNIHNMSSESHITHSSLGDTFDSMNSMMSKSETISTLSMSSLERQKSRYAELDFEKIMHTRKRHQNMFQDLNRKLHHAEKQDRESPASDSKSVRWSVSSGGSDKTNHSDKQQQQVERPWDGVQRTQHSPPAWVRKDLEPLAVSPLHMQQVEWEKAGATISMVSQDIIDLQTEV from the exons ATGACGTGGTCACCTCCCCAGTCCGGGCCCTTTGTGGCCCTTTTGGCCCTTCTTTTCCTCGGTTTGACTTCCAGCGTCCCTTCCGGCCCGGCCTCTGATACCTGCGCCTCCCTGGAGCAGAGCCGCTTCTTCGGGCTGTTCTCTTCGACCGCCAACCTGCCCTCCACGCCGTGCTCCTGGACCCTGCAGAACCCAGACCCTCGCCGCTACACCGTCTACATGAAGATCACCAAGCCCACCGACTCCTGCCTGCCCCGCCAGGTCAAGACCTTCCAGTTCGACTCCTTCATCGAGACCTCTCGCACCTACCTTGGTATGGAGAGCTTTGATGAAGTCGTCAGATTGTGTGACGCTTCAACTTCTGTAACCTACCTGGAGTCCAGCAAGCAGTTCCTGCAGCTCCGCAAGGTGGCGCCAAGACACGGCCTGGAGattgtggagggagagagcagcggCGAGTTCAAGGCCGAGTTCCTGGTGGTGGGCAAGAGGAACCCCAGTATGCCAGCCTGTCAGAAGCTGTGCCAGTGGCTGGAGAATTGTTTGTCCACCAGCACCCATCTCAACCCCTGCGGCATCATGAACACCCCCTGCCAGTGCTGGGAGACCCCCGTCAGGAAGCCCGGCGGCTGCTACCGTGGAGGCGTCTACCTGGAGAAGTGCATCCCAACCCCCCGAGACACTGGACGTGAAATTGTACGCGACGCCGAGATCATAA AGGGCTGGAGTGGGTGGGGCCGCTGGTCTGAGTGCAGTATGGAGTGCGGGGGTGGAGTCCAGGTGCGCAGCCGAGCCTGTCAGCCAGAGGATAGTGTGTGTGAAGGCGTGGTCGAAGAGGGGCGGGCCTGCAACCCTCAGCCCTGCATTG GTCAAGTGCACAGCCGTAGCCAAGCCCTGGCTTCCATCGTCGGCCTGAAAAGAGACAACACTGATGTTCCTATCACTGGAGTTGTGGCCCCTCAAACAG TGGATGCTGCTGCGGTTGCAGATGAGTGGTCCCCCTGGAGTGTGTGTTCAGTGAGCTGTGGAGAGGGCTGGCAGGCCCGCTCCCGTTTCTGTGTTACCTCCTCCTACAGCACCCAATGCACCGGCCCCCTCCGCGAGAACCGGCCCTGCAACAACACCATGGTCTGCCCCG ttGATGGAGCTTGGGACGAGTGGTCCCCATGGAGCCTGTGCTCTTCCACCTGCGGCCGTGGTTACCGTGACCGCACCCGCATCTGCAAGCAGCCCCAGAACGGAGGAGAACCCTGCAAGGGACCCATCAAACAGACCAAGTTCTGCAACATCGCAGTCTGCCCAG TGGACGGTGCCTGGAACGAATGGTCTGGTTGGACCACCTGCTCCACCTCTTGCTCCAATGGCACCAAGCAGAGGACACGTGAATGCAACGGGCCGTCCTACGGAGGTTCGGAGTGCCGTGGTGACTGGCGTGAGACCAATAACTGCTTCCTGAAAGATTGCCCAG ttGATGGACGCTGGTTGTCATGGAGCTCATGGGGAAGCTGCAGTAAGACCTGTGGGGGAGGAAGCCAGCAGAGACAGAGGATGTGCGAAGGACCTTACTTCAGTGGAGAGACttgccctggagagagaggagagctgagacGCTGCAACGAGAAAAGATGCCCAG AACCCCATGAGATCTGTCAGGAGGAGACCGATGGTGATGTTGTGTGGAAGAGAACCCCAGCAGGAGATATGGCGGCCGTGACCTGCCCTACAGACTCCACCG GCATGATCTTGCGCCGATGCACCCTTGGCGCTGTAGGCCTTGCTTATTGGGAGAACCCGACCCACATCAAGTGCATCTCCAAGAACTACCAGGACATTTCCTTGTTG GCCCAGCATGGTGTTGATAAGGCTCAGAAGGGCCTGATGGCTGATGGGATTTCTGAGGTGATCTCCCGACTGAGGGCCACCTCTGATGAGGGGACCAAGTACAGCGGAGACCTGTTGTCCATCATGGATGTACTCAGGAACACCACTGAGATCTACAAGGGAGTCGGATACAGCCTGAGCAATGCTGATGTGGAG AACTATGCCCAGACAATCAGCAACTTACTGAAGGAGGAACATCATGACAAATGGGAGGAGGCACAGCTG ATGGGCACTAACATCAAGGAGTTCTTGCAGCTTGTCGAGGACTTTGTGGACATGATCGGTATGCAGATGAAGGACTTCCAAGACATTTATGAAGTCACCGAGAATTTAG TGTTGAGCATCCATAAGCGCCCCACAACCATGACCACCGACTTCACCTTCCCAGTGAGAGGATGGAGAGGCATGATGGACTGGGTCAGGACCTCAGAGGAGAAGATCACTGTTTCCCGTGATGCTCTGTCCATCGACCAGTCTG agggCACCACTGCATTTGTGACCGGGATCATTCTCTACAGAAACCTCAGCTCTATCTTGTCCTTCCAAAG TAACAGCACCGTCCTCGACTCCAAGGTAGTCACAGTTATGGTCAAGCCCACCCCAGGCCTGCTGTCCCCCCCAGTGGAAATCGAGTTCCCCCACCAACATAAT GACACCATAAATGAAACTTGCATCTCCTGGGATGAGAGTGAAAC TTCTTCGCTGCTTGGATCTTGGTCTGCGCGTAGCTGCAGAGCGGTCGCTGTTGATTCATTCAGAACCAAATGCGTGTGTGACAGGCTCTCCACCTTCGCCATTTTAGCGCGTCtaaaccctgatatg AACATGGATAAGAATCTTCTTCCCTCTGTGACACTCATCGTGGGCTGTGGGgtctcctctctcacccttctGCTCCTCATCATTATCTATGTCTCCGTCTGGAA GTATATCCGCTCGGAGCGCTCAGTGATCCTCATCAACTTCTGCCTCTCCATTATCTGCTCCAATGCCCTCATTCTGGTTGGACAAACCCAGGCTCGCAACAAG gtggtgtgtggtgtggtggctgCCCTCCTCCACTTCTTCTTCCTCTCATCTTTCTGCTGGGTGCTGACGGAAGCGTGGCAGTCCTACATGGCTGTCACGGGCCGTCTGCGCAACCGCATCATCCGCAAGCGTTTCCTCTGCTTAGGCTGGG GACTCCCTGCTCTGGTGGTGGCTGTGTCTGTTGGATTTACCAAGGCTAAGGGATATGGCACCGTCAACTA CTGCTGGCTCTCTCTGGAGGGTGGACTCCTCTACTCGTTCGTTGGGCCCGCtgctgctgttgttctg GTGAACATGGTAATTGGCATCCTGGTCTTCAACAAACTGGTGTCCAAGGACGGCATCACCGATGTCAAACTGAAGGAGCGAGCGGGAGCGTCCCTGTGGAGCTCCTGTGTGATTCTGCCCCTGCTGGCCCTCACCTGGATGTCCGCTGTCCTGGCCATGACCGACCGCCGCTCCGCTCTCTTCCAGATCCTCTTCGCTGTCTTTGACTCCCTGGAAGGGTTCATAATCGTCATGGTGCACTGCATCCTGCGTAGAGAG GTCCAAGAGGCAGTGAAATGCAGAGTTGTTGACCGTAAGGACGATGGCAATGGAGATTCTGGCAGTTCCATCCAAAATAGCCACCACACCCAGCTCATG TCTGATTTCGAGAAGGATGCTGAATCCAACAGACCTG GTGGTATGAACTCTTCCTGTGAGGAGAAGATgcccctcccacctcagctgcCCCTCCCCATGAGCTCCAACTTCCACACCCTGCCCTCCCACACCACCAAGGCCCACATGCAGGCCGTGCCCGAGTACTCCAGCCACACCCTCACTCTGAAGAGGGAGAAGAGTTGGCTGCATGGCGGCATGGACCCGTCCTCCTGCGGGAAACCCATTTATGTGTGCGACGGTGAGCTCTTCCAGCAGCTGGATGCCGACCTGGTGTGCGGCCAGGCGGAGGGGAGCTGCCCCGACGGTAGCGGCTACTTGCTCCTGCCCAACACCACCTCCACCCTTCGCAAGGCCAAAGAGGACCCGTCCAAGTACAACATCAGCGTGGAGCAGCTTCCACAGACCAGGCTGGTTCATCTCAGTGGGCCCTTCGCTGAGCCCCAGGCTGCCTTCGGACTCAAGACGCTACCGTCCGACCGGGTCAGCGTGTCCTACTCGGAGAGGGACTCTCCCATCCAGAACATCCACAACATGTCCAGCGAGTCTCACATCACCCACAGCAGCCTGGGAGACACCTTCGACTCTATGAACTCCATGATGTCCAAGAGCGAGACCATCTCCACACTGTCCATGAGCTCCCTGGAGAGACAGAAGTCCCGTTATGCTGAATTAGATTTCGAG AAGATCATGCACACAAGGAAACGTCACCAGAACATGTTCCAGGACCTCAACAGGAAATTACATCACGCTGAGAAACAAGACAGAGAGTCCCCTGCTTCAGACAGCAAG TCTGTGAGATGGAGTGTGTCCTCTGGAGGAAGTGACAAAACAAACCACAGC GACAAGCAGCAGCAACAGGTGGAGAGACCCTGGGATGGGGTCCAGAGGACGCAACATTCACCGCCTGCCTGGGTGCGGAAAGACCTAGAGCCCCTGGCCGTGTCGCCCCTGCATATGCAGCAGGTGGAGTGGGAGAAGGCTGGAGCCACCATCTCAATGGTCAGCCAGGACATCATCGACCTGCAGACGGAGGTCTGA